A window from Telopea speciosissima isolate NSW1024214 ecotype Mountain lineage chromosome 8, Tspe_v1, whole genome shotgun sequence encodes these proteins:
- the LOC122671358 gene encoding uncharacterized protein LOC122671358 isoform X1, which translates to MRLRVSSPLNEPESLSSHDIQRAPRGIDAKLFVKPKTWGNYCDFMTKQLVCMVLTSSSLQKTYLHYDPSSPTHPLESSSTHPLSSKGTDPCTGTGTSSGLKIPPMNVHLPGYPGWSFWDGRIERHIPCPDTVYGVPTTYDYIPSHRYDDLMRMVYGLRLLQIDSSNRIAALEKDNAAYQKKIKELQLVEH; encoded by the exons ATGCGTCTCAGAGTGTCCTCCCCTCTTAATGAGCCCGAGAGCCTGTCTAGTCATGACATTCAGAGGGCACCAAGGGGGATTGATGCCAAACTCTTTGTCAAGCCAAAAACATGGGGCAACTACTGCGATTTTATGACGAAGCAGCTTGTCTGCATGGTGTTGACTTCATCAAGCC ttcagaagACTTACCTTCATTATGATCCCTCTTCCCCAACTCATCCCCTGGAATCAAGTTCAACCCATCCCCTGTCGTCTAAGGGAACTGATCCTTGTACTGGCACGGGGACCTCCTCTGGGTTGAAAATCCCACCCATGAATGTCCATCTTCCTGGCTACCCAGGATGGAGTTTCTGGGATGGGAGGATTGAGAGACACATCCCCTGCCCTGACACTGTATATGGTGTCCCGACAACTTATGATTAT ATTCCAAGCCATCGCTACGATGATTTAATGAGAATGGTGTATGGTCTCCGGCTTCTACAGATTGATTCCAGCAACCGTATCGCCGCGTTG GAGAAAGACAACGCTGCGTAccagaaaaaaattaaagagcTTCAGCTTGTGGAGCATTGA
- the LOC122671358 gene encoding uncharacterized protein LOC122671358 isoform X2, with product MRLRVSSPLNEPESLSSHDIQRAPRGIDAKLFVKPKTWGNYCDFMTKQLVCMVLTSSSPQTYLHYDPSSPTHPLESSSTHPLSSKGTDPCTGTGTSSGLKIPPMNVHLPGYPGWSFWDGRIERHIPCPDTVYGVPTTYDYIPSHRYDDLMRMVYGLRLLQIDSSNRIAALEKDNAAYQKKIKELQLVEH from the exons ATGCGTCTCAGAGTGTCCTCCCCTCTTAATGAGCCCGAGAGCCTGTCTAGTCATGACATTCAGAGGGCACCAAGGGGGATTGATGCCAAACTCTTTGTCAAGCCAAAAACATGGGGCAACTACTGCGATTTTATGACGAAGCAGCTTGTCTGCATGGTGTTGACTTCATCAAGCCCTCAG ACTTACCTTCATTATGATCCCTCTTCCCCAACTCATCCCCTGGAATCAAGTTCAACCCATCCCCTGTCGTCTAAGGGAACTGATCCTTGTACTGGCACGGGGACCTCCTCTGGGTTGAAAATCCCACCCATGAATGTCCATCTTCCTGGCTACCCAGGATGGAGTTTCTGGGATGGGAGGATTGAGAGACACATCCCCTGCCCTGACACTGTATATGGTGTCCCGACAACTTATGATTAT ATTCCAAGCCATCGCTACGATGATTTAATGAGAATGGTGTATGGTCTCCGGCTTCTACAGATTGATTCCAGCAACCGTATCGCCGCGTTG GAGAAAGACAACGCTGCGTAccagaaaaaaattaaagagcTTCAGCTTGTGGAGCATTGA